The Legionella sp. PATHC032 genome has a window encoding:
- the truB gene encoding tRNA pseudouridine(55) synthase TruB, with product MTTIESQYSTDGILLLNKPKGMTSNAVLQKAKRLFGAKKAGHTGSLDPLATGMLPLCFGEATKICQYFLNADKCYETIGRFGIKTNTADCTGEVIFCLENYTVSHEELLATLEKYKGKIKQVPSMFSALKHKGTPLYRFAREGIEIERKARDILISQLKLEQFDGEYFSLTVSCSKGTYIRNLVEDIGDALKVGAHMTKLHRLYTAGFEKNRMYTLDELQEMSLSQRVACLIPIDQAIQHLTPVTLSDCEVTAIRQGKVITNKTDAGEGEDLRLYSEQSQFIGIGQALIHGDIKAKRLISFAL from the coding sequence ATGACAACAATTGAATCTCAGTATTCTACAGATGGAATCCTACTATTAAATAAACCGAAAGGAATGACGTCAAATGCTGTGCTTCAGAAAGCTAAACGTTTGTTTGGGGCTAAAAAAGCTGGCCACACAGGCAGTTTAGATCCTTTAGCAACCGGCATGTTGCCTCTATGTTTTGGAGAAGCAACTAAAATTTGCCAGTATTTTCTCAATGCGGATAAATGTTATGAAACAATTGGAAGGTTTGGCATTAAAACAAATACTGCTGATTGTACTGGCGAAGTAATATTTTGTCTTGAAAATTATACTGTTAGTCATGAGGAATTGCTTGCAACGTTAGAAAAATATAAGGGTAAAATCAAGCAAGTTCCATCCATGTTTTCTGCTTTAAAGCATAAGGGCACTCCTTTGTATCGATTCGCCAGAGAAGGGATAGAGATAGAACGTAAGGCCAGAGATATATTAATCAGCCAATTGAAGTTGGAACAATTTGATGGAGAATATTTTTCACTAACTGTATCATGCAGCAAAGGAACCTATATACGTAATTTAGTGGAAGATATTGGTGATGCGTTGAAGGTAGGAGCTCATATGACAAAATTGCATAGGCTCTATACTGCAGGGTTTGAAAAAAATCGAATGTACACCCTTGATGAATTGCAGGAAATGTCTTTATCACAAAGAGTTGCTTGCTTAATCCCAATTGATCAGGCTATTCAGCATTTAACACCAGTAACTCTTTCCGATTGTGAAGTAACAGCAATTCGCCAGGGCAAGGTGATTACAAATAAAACTGATGCCGGTGAAGGAGAGGATTTGCGTCTCTATAGTGAGCAATCTCAATTTATTGGCATTGGCCAAGCTTTAATTCATGGTGATATTAAAGCAAAAAGGTTAATTTCTTTTGCTTTATGA
- the rbfA gene encoding 30S ribosome-binding factor RbfA: MSNNFKRTDRIAEMIQRKLALIIPQEIKDPRLKGFVTISAVKVAADLGHAKVYFTVLNEDKSVITNILNGAASYLRSALARSITLRTVPQLHFIYDESIEYGQRLSRLIDEVNPPDSNNDDNN; the protein is encoded by the coding sequence ATGAGTAATAATTTTAAGCGAACTGACAGAATTGCTGAGATGATTCAGCGCAAATTAGCTTTGATCATTCCTCAGGAAATAAAAGATCCGCGTTTGAAGGGTTTTGTTACCATTTCAGCAGTCAAAGTGGCTGCCGATTTAGGTCATGCGAAAGTTTATTTTACTGTTCTTAATGAAGATAAATCAGTGATTACCAATATATTAAATGGTGCAGCCAGTTATTTGAGAAGTGCTCTGGCAAGAAGTATTACACTACGCACTGTGCCGCAGCTTCATTTTATTTATGATGAATCGATTGAGTATGGACAACGGTTAAGTCGATTAATTGATGAAGTAAATCCTCCTGATTCAAATAACGATGACAACAATTGA
- the nusA gene encoding transcription termination factor NusA, whose product MSKELLLVAEALSNERGVSKDVIILAIQAALESATRKILGLDIGVRIKIDSKTGDYETFRYWDVVNEEELEFPDRQLSLEQAKERNPSAAIGDRIEEIIPSIEFGRIEAQTARQVIMQKVREAERELIIDQFRSKLGQLIYGTVKKVTRDNVIIDLGGKAEAFLPRSEMLPHEMFRPNDRVRAYLYEITPQARGPQLFVSRTRNEMLIELFRIEVPEIGENIIDIKAAARDPGNRAKIAVKTNDGRIDPIGACVGMRGARVQAVSSELGGERVDIILWDDNPAQLVINAMAPADITSIVVDEDTHTMDLAVAKEQLSQAIGRNGQNVRLASQLTGWTLNVMTTEEFESKNQEESSKIVNLFTSALEIDEEIASLLVAHGFSSLEEVAYVPKEELLAIEEFDEEIVEELRNRANDKLLEMALSSGKSLSGTPDDSLINMEGMTEDLANKLASKGITTMEDLAEQSVDELIEIEGITEEKAGALIMKAREPWFQ is encoded by the coding sequence ATGAGCAAAGAATTGTTATTAGTTGCTGAGGCATTATCAAACGAAAGAGGCGTTAGTAAAGACGTCATTATACTTGCCATTCAGGCTGCACTGGAATCTGCAACTCGAAAGATTCTTGGTTTGGATATAGGTGTGCGTATCAAAATTGATTCTAAAACAGGTGACTATGAAACCTTTAGGTATTGGGATGTAGTGAATGAAGAAGAATTAGAATTCCCAGACCGTCAATTGTCCTTGGAGCAAGCAAAAGAACGAAATCCTTCGGCAGCTATTGGTGACCGAATTGAAGAAATTATTCCTTCCATAGAGTTTGGAAGAATTGAAGCTCAAACTGCGCGGCAAGTTATTATGCAAAAAGTGCGAGAAGCGGAACGTGAATTGATCATAGACCAGTTCCGTAGCAAACTTGGGCAGCTAATCTATGGAACTGTTAAAAAAGTAACTCGAGATAATGTAATTATTGATTTAGGTGGTAAAGCTGAAGCTTTCTTGCCTCGTTCTGAAATGTTGCCTCATGAAATGTTTCGTCCCAATGACAGAGTTCGAGCCTATCTGTATGAAATAACGCCACAGGCGAGAGGGCCACAATTGTTCGTAAGCAGAACTCGAAATGAAATGCTGATTGAATTGTTCCGTATTGAAGTTCCTGAAATTGGTGAAAATATAATAGATATCAAAGCTGCTGCGCGCGATCCAGGAAATAGAGCAAAAATTGCGGTTAAAACAAATGATGGGCGTATTGACCCTATCGGTGCTTGCGTTGGTATGCGTGGAGCAAGGGTACAAGCAGTTTCGAGCGAGTTAGGTGGTGAGCGTGTTGATATCATTTTATGGGATGATAATCCTGCCCAATTAGTCATAAATGCTATGGCTCCAGCTGATATCACATCTATCGTTGTGGATGAAGATACCCATACTATGGATTTAGCTGTAGCGAAAGAACAGTTATCGCAAGCAATTGGTCGAAATGGACAAAATGTTCGTTTGGCTAGCCAATTGACTGGTTGGACATTGAATGTCATGACAACGGAAGAATTTGAAAGCAAAAATCAAGAGGAATCGAGTAAAATAGTTAATCTGTTTACCAGTGCGCTAGAAATTGATGAGGAAATTGCGTCATTATTGGTAGCTCATGGATTTTCTTCTCTCGAAGAAGTAGCTTATGTTCCTAAGGAAGAGCTACTCGCTATTGAAGAGTTTGATGAAGAAATAGTTGAAGAGTTAAGAAACAGAGCAAATGACAAGTTGCTGGAGATGGCGCTTTCATCAGGTAAAAGCTTATCTGGGACTCCGGATGATTCGCTTATCAACATGGAAGGCATGACAGAGGATTTGGCAAATAAATTAGCAAGTAAAGGAATTACAACAATGGAAGATCTTGCAGAGCAATCTGTAGATGAATTAATAGAAATTGAAGGCATTACTGAAGAAAAAGCAGGTGCTTTAATTATGAAAGCAAGAGAACCATGGTTTCAATAA
- the rimP gene encoding ribosome maturation factor RimP: MINNDLIVLLEPIIKNMGYELWGCEYLSQGKHSLLRIYIDKPDGIGIDDCQEVSKQVSAMLDVEDPIPGHYSLEISSPGIPRPLFSIWQYQRYIGYEIHVKTFKPVNGKRKLSGIIVSASEDTIVLDINNEHQEILLSNIVKANLTV; encoded by the coding sequence ATGATAAATAATGACTTGATAGTGCTCTTAGAGCCTATAATCAAAAATATGGGTTATGAACTTTGGGGTTGTGAATACCTTTCCCAAGGGAAGCACTCATTATTAAGAATTTATATAGACAAACCAGATGGAATAGGAATCGATGACTGTCAGGAAGTGAGTAAACAAGTCAGTGCTATGCTTGATGTTGAAGACCCTATTCCAGGGCACTACAGTTTAGAAATATCATCTCCTGGGATACCCAGACCCTTGTTTAGCATTTGGCAATATCAGCGCTACATTGGTTACGAAATTCACGTAAAAACTTTTAAGCCAGTAAATGGGAAACGAAAATTATCAGGTATTATTGTTTCAGCATCAGAAGATACAATAGTATTGGATATTAATAATGAACATCAAGAAATACTTTTATCAAATATTGTGAAAGCAAATTTGACAGTCTAG
- the nuoN gene encoding NADH-quinone oxidoreductase subunit NuoN, which translates to MMTLLENIHVAIPEMIILITACLALLSDLFFRHKLKSIAFYISCIGIIVSAAVSFFFIGSYKILILNKLFISDDISHLMKLFIDITVLLSFIYSQNYLDERQMPTGDYYVLGLFSTLGMMTLVSAHSLLSLYLGLELMSLPLYAMTAIRRTDSDASEAAMKYFVMGAIASGMLLYGISLVYGATGKLDLLDVANAVAVNWQQQNTLFAFAMVFILAGVGFKLAAVPFHMWAPDVYQGAPSSVTLFISTAPKIAALGMALRFLTIGLVDITIQWQQIILAMALLSTGIGNLLAVIQTKIKRLLAYSAISHIGYALFGVLAASSAGYAAALYYILIYAVMSAAGFGLVVLMSNHGMEIDSIDDLKGLNKRNPWLAFMMLLVMFSMAGVPPTVGFFTKLLVLKALVDAQMTWLAVVGLLFTVIGAYYYLRIVKIMYFDQPENEDIVRIGTGNTIVYSLNCLSLLYLGIFPGALIAACINAFAN; encoded by the coding sequence ATGATGACATTACTAGAAAATATCCATGTAGCAATACCAGAAATGATAATTTTAATAACTGCGTGCTTGGCGTTGCTTTCTGATTTGTTCTTTCGTCATAAATTAAAATCAATTGCATTTTACATATCTTGTATTGGAATTATAGTATCAGCAGCAGTAAGCTTCTTCTTTATAGGAAGCTATAAAATACTCATACTTAACAAATTATTTATAAGTGATGATATAAGTCATTTAATGAAACTGTTTATTGATATCACGGTATTGTTAAGTTTTATCTATTCCCAAAACTATCTGGATGAACGGCAAATGCCTACAGGTGATTATTATGTTCTAGGGTTATTTTCAACGCTAGGTATGATGACTCTTGTTTCAGCACACTCTCTGTTGTCTCTTTATCTAGGTTTGGAGTTAATGTCATTGCCTCTATATGCAATGACCGCCATCCGCCGAACTGATAGTGATGCATCCGAAGCTGCAATGAAATATTTTGTTATGGGTGCTATTGCTTCTGGTATGCTATTGTATGGAATATCCTTGGTTTATGGCGCAACAGGAAAACTTGATTTGTTAGATGTTGCTAATGCGGTTGCTGTAAATTGGCAGCAACAAAATACTCTTTTTGCTTTTGCAATGGTATTTATACTCGCAGGTGTGGGATTTAAACTAGCCGCAGTTCCATTTCATATGTGGGCTCCAGACGTATATCAAGGGGCACCAAGCTCTGTAACACTATTTATTAGTACAGCACCTAAGATTGCAGCATTGGGTATGGCACTGCGATTTCTGACTATTGGATTAGTCGATATCACTATTCAATGGCAGCAAATTATTTTAGCAATGGCTCTCCTTTCTACCGGTATAGGTAATTTATTAGCTGTTATTCAAACCAAAATTAAACGCTTGCTAGCTTATTCTGCAATTTCTCATATAGGATATGCTTTATTTGGGGTTTTAGCTGCCAGTTCTGCTGGTTATGCAGCAGCTCTATATTATATTTTGATCTATGCTGTTATGTCAGCAGCTGGTTTTGGTTTAGTTGTATTGATGTCAAATCATGGAATGGAAATTGATAGTATTGACGATTTAAAGGGCTTGAATAAAAGAAACCCATGGCTGGCTTTTATGATGTTATTAGTCATGTTTTCAATGGCTGGTGTGCCTCCAACCGTTGGCTTCTTTACAAAATTGTTGGTATTGAAGGCATTAGTAGATGCTCAAATGACTTGGTTAGCTGTAGTAGGGTTGCTATTTACAGTGATAGGTGCCTATTATTATTTGCGAATCGTTAAAATTATGTATTTTGATCAACCAGAAAATGAAGATATAGTAAGGATTGGTACAGGCAATACCATAGTTTACTCGCTTAATTGCCTCTCTTTACTCTATTTGGGTATTTTCCCAGGCGCGTTAATTGCGGCATGCATTAATGCATTTGCAAATTAA
- a CDS encoding complex I subunit 4 family protein has product MHYLLNLLIWLPILGGVFVLLTGDDKNPNVSRYLTLFTILLCLVFCIPLIKGFDPQSFGMQFIEEIPWMPALGINYALGIDGLSLLLIVLTIFTNLIVILATWDSISKRVSQYLSAFLIMQGLLVGVFSAMDAIVFYIFWEATLIPMYLIIGIWGSDNRVYAAIKFFLYTFLGSVLMLASFLYMGYIAGSFKIETFYAIKLGMTAQTLIFIAFFLGFAIKIPMFPVHTWLPDAHTEAPAGGSVVLAAILLKLGAYGFIRFSLPIVPDACSKYAPLMVALSLIAVVYIGLIAIIQKDMKKLIAYSSISHMGFVTLGCFAIFAIARHGGLSNAGLILEGAIVVMISHAFVSSAMFAGVGFIYDRMHTRLLADFGGIVNTMPIFASFFMLFAMANAGLPGTSGFVGEFMVILGSIKAGFWVAFWAATTLIIGAAYTLWMYKRVIFGPIANKKVAALKDISGFELSAYVLLAIMVIALGVYPKPMLEFVHQTVSHTLALADKSKL; this is encoded by the coding sequence ATGCATTATTTGCTCAATTTATTAATTTGGTTACCGATATTAGGTGGCGTTTTTGTTTTACTGACTGGAGATGATAAAAATCCGAATGTATCGCGTTATTTAACATTATTCACCATACTTCTATGTTTAGTGTTCTGCATACCTTTAATTAAAGGATTTGATCCGCAATCTTTTGGCATGCAGTTTATAGAGGAAATTCCCTGGATGCCGGCACTGGGTATTAATTATGCTCTTGGTATTGATGGGTTATCTTTACTTTTAATTGTTTTGACAATTTTTACTAATTTAATAGTGATTTTAGCTACGTGGGATAGCATTAGCAAAAGGGTTTCCCAATATTTATCAGCGTTTTTAATTATGCAAGGGCTTCTGGTCGGTGTATTTTCTGCTATGGATGCCATAGTATTTTATATTTTCTGGGAAGCGACCTTGATTCCAATGTATCTGATTATAGGTATCTGGGGTTCTGATAATAGAGTTTATGCGGCAATCAAATTTTTCTTATATACTTTTTTAGGGTCGGTTCTCATGCTGGCTAGTTTCTTATACATGGGCTACATTGCAGGTTCATTTAAGATCGAAACCTTTTATGCCATCAAATTAGGCATGACTGCACAGACTTTGATTTTTATTGCTTTTTTCTTAGGTTTTGCAATAAAAATACCAATGTTTCCGGTTCATACCTGGTTGCCGGATGCGCATACTGAAGCTCCTGCTGGTGGTTCAGTTGTTTTAGCAGCAATTTTGTTAAAACTCGGTGCTTATGGATTTATCCGTTTTTCTCTGCCAATAGTCCCTGATGCTTGCAGTAAATATGCTCCTTTGATGGTTGCCTTATCTTTGATCGCAGTAGTTTACATCGGACTAATTGCTATTATTCAGAAGGATATGAAAAAATTGATTGCCTATTCTTCAATTTCACACATGGGGTTTGTAACTCTGGGCTGTTTCGCTATATTTGCAATTGCTCGTCATGGAGGATTAAGCAATGCTGGATTAATTCTTGAAGGTGCAATTGTCGTCATGATATCGCATGCCTTTGTCTCAAGTGCAATGTTTGCTGGTGTAGGCTTTATATATGATCGTATGCATACAAGACTACTCGCGGATTTTGGTGGAATAGTAAATACCATGCCCATATTCGCTTCTTTTTTTATGCTTTTTGCTATGGCGAATGCCGGCTTGCCAGGAACATCCGGATTTGTTGGTGAATTCATGGTGATATTAGGTAGTATAAAAGCTGGTTTTTGGGTTGCATTTTGGGCTGCAACCACATTGATTATTGGGGCAGCCTATACGCTATGGATGTATAAAAGAGTTATTTTTGGTCCCATAGCTAATAAAAAGGTTGCTGCCTTAAAAGATATATCAGGCTTTGAATTAAGTGCTTATGTATTACTTGCAATAATGGTCATTGCTCTAGGAGTGTATCCAAAACCCATGTTAGAGTTTGTGCATCAAACTGTAAGTCATACTTTAGCATTAGCTGATAAATCTAAACTCTAA